The Verrucomicrobiaceae bacterium genome window below encodes:
- a CDS encoding exonuclease SbcCD subunit D C-terminal domain-containing protein has protein sequence MRLLHTADWHLGARLVERDRLAEHAAFLDWLVETLRSENVDTLLVSGDIFDAANPPQEAVSLYFDFLRRLADLKTTRAVITSGNHDSAQHLDAPRELLRRFEVHVYGAAGFGNVVQTPDAVIAAVPFLRERDLRGSKAGETATQAHELLLAGIRAHYTEMLSRCRAVAQGRKMIAMGHLTALGGLHSESERDIHIGNLGAVGAEVFAGFDFTALGHLHRPQTVNGCEMIRYSGSPIALSFPEAADTKSVVLLDTQTMKMELLPVPVSRLLTRAKASRATLTEDLAAVPAGCWTEVTVRLEAPEMELDRLVRDAAAGRFEVLKVLTDLPESARAAWEHTGPVLSDLSPREVFRELLTERGVEEEPELMATFEELLSLHASQSD, from the coding sequence ATGCGGTTACTTCATACGGCAGATTGGCATCTGGGGGCACGGTTGGTCGAGCGAGACCGACTGGCGGAGCATGCGGCATTCCTGGATTGGCTGGTGGAGACGCTGCGCAGTGAAAATGTCGATACCCTGCTGGTGAGCGGCGACATCTTTGACGCGGCAAATCCACCCCAAGAGGCCGTAAGTCTCTACTTCGACTTCTTGCGTCGGCTGGCGGACCTGAAGACCACGCGGGCCGTGATCACTAGCGGGAACCACGACTCCGCCCAGCACCTCGATGCACCACGGGAGCTGCTGCGGCGCTTTGAGGTGCATGTGTACGGCGCAGCGGGATTCGGCAACGTGGTGCAGACGCCTGATGCGGTGATCGCGGCGGTGCCATTTTTGCGTGAGCGAGATCTGCGCGGCTCCAAAGCCGGTGAGACGGCCACCCAGGCGCATGAGCTCCTGCTCGCAGGTATCCGGGCGCATTACACCGAGATGCTCTCTCGCTGCCGCGCGGTGGCACAGGGCCGTAAAATGATAGCCATGGGGCACCTCACCGCTCTAGGAGGACTGCACAGTGAAAGTGAGCGCGACATCCATATCGGGAATTTAGGCGCTGTCGGTGCAGAGGTGTTTGCTGGATTTGATTTCACCGCACTGGGGCATCTACACCGGCCACAGACAGTGAACGGCTGCGAAATGATCCGCTACAGTGGCTCGCCCATAGCGCTGAGTTTCCCCGAGGCAGCGGATACGAAGTCGGTGGTGCTCCTGGACACCCAGACGATGAAAATGGAGCTCCTCCCGGTGCCCGTGAGCCGTCTGCTGACTCGGGCAAAAGCAAGCCGGGCCACACTGACGGAGGATCTCGCCGCAGTACCAGCAGGATGCTGGACGGAGGTGACGGTGAGACTGGAGGCACCAGAAATGGAGCTAGATCGTCTCGTGCGCGACGCTGCGGCGGGGCGTTTTGAGGTGCTCAAAGTGCTCACCGACCTGCCAGAGTCCGCACGAGCTGCCTGGGAGCACACAGGGCCAGTCCTGAGCGATCTGAGCCCGAGAGAGGTATTCCGAGAGCTACTGACCGAGCGCGGCGTGGAGGAAGAACCAGAACTCATGGCGACATTTGAAGAGCTACTCAGCCTACACGCATCACAGAGCGACTAA